Within the Bacillus sp. FSL K6-3431 genome, the region TCTGGAAAAGACTGTGGCTGCGGAGGTTGCGGTTGCTATGAGGTGTATGCCTCTACGACAGCTCTAGTAAAAAAAGCATTAGAGCTGAACGAAACATATAGCAATGGGAGAAAGATATTTGCAAGTTTGGAGAAAGGAGACGCGAACTTAGAGGCTGTTCTCGATGATTGGGTCCGTGAAGTAGCGTTGGGCCTTGCTTCGCTAGTACATATTTTTAATCCGGAAGCAATCATTGTTGGCGGTGGAGTCATGGAGCAAGAGAAACTTGTGGGTCTTGTATCAGATAAATTAAATAAGTACATGATGAAAAGTTTTTCTGATGTGAAAGTATTAAAGGCATCCCTTGGTAACAAAGCAGGAGTATTAGGAGCAGTTTCTCTTCATTTATAACGGGAAAGTTTGATGACATGTTTGGAAGAATAGTAGCTTTAGATAGAGAGGGTATATAATGAAGAGCAAAATTATCAGCACTCTCATCTGTCTGCTATTTCTTCCATGTATAGCTTCTGCAAGCTGGGCTTATATATTTGTTGTATGGGATGGCTATGTATATGTCATCAGTGATGAAAGTGTGGAAGAAGTAGGGAAAAGGATTGGCAAGGTTACAAACCATTCGGATAAGGAAGGCACATATTCTGGTACTTTCTCTAATGTATATAAAAAGGGAACAATATATTATGAGATAAAAGGCGTTAGTACGGATATCGCTATCGCTGTGGAGGAAGCAGATGGGATGTATAAAAAAGCAATTAGAGGGGAGAAATATGCAGGAAATAGTAGGCAGATGCCAAGGGTAGTCATTGCAAGTTTGGTAATTCTCCCTTTCGGAGCAATTGTACTTATTCGGATGAAAAATAAACTAAATAGAAAAAACAGCAAGGACTAAATCCGCAGCTGTTTATTTTTATTTTGCCCGATGATTTATTTGCAGGAAATTGTGACGGAAGTTTCTAATGAATACGAGCAATATGATATCTACTATAATAGATGCAAAAGCACTGATTCCGTAACGTTTAAAACGAAGGAGAAGACAGATATAAGCAATCATTTTTGACGGTTGCACTCCAAGAGTAGCTACAGCTCAGAAACCTAAAAGGAAATTAGTAAGAAAAGTTGCTATAGCAACAGTTATTGAGGTGCTGTCAGTTTCGCTTTAGACTTTGCTGATGTTGGTGTAGTTATAGATAAATTCATAAACTCCAAAGATTGGTATCGAAAAAGAGGATGATTTGATATAACAAAATGAAATATTTAAGATATTTATTATATTTAATTATTGCGAGTGTAGCGTTCTATTATGTATCTCTATTAATAACTTATAAAAAAAGTTTGTTTGGAATAATAATAGGTTTTATAATAATGTTTCCAATTGTCTTTTCCATGATGTACTTTGAATTTATAAAATTAAAAAAGAAGTAAAATTGCTTAAAAAGCTCTTTGGGCAAATGCAAATGGGGTAATTCTAGCAACTATTAGCACTTGACCCTTATTTTTATTTATTGAATTCAAATATGCCACAGTGGGCTTATTCTATGCTTCATCAACGCCTTTCCAATCAACTCCCGATAGATTGCTCTTATAAATTCCTAAATTTGGTCATCTGAAAAACTTAGCTTTTCAGTACCAAGTGACATAATCACATAGATCGTTAACCATTCCATTGTTTTACTTTTATTAGTTAGTTCAGCAAAACCATGTAGGGATATGTGTTTGTCCGCTACGATTAACTAGAAACCCTTCTTTATTAAGTGTTGTTTCCCAGGAGCACAAAATCAACAGCTTAATAAAAAATATTTTTTTATTATAATAAGTGTAGTGATATGCGAGCTTTCTTCGTCTTATAAGAAGATGCTGTTTAGGGATGGGAGAGCTTAGCTATGAAAAAGAGAGTGTTAATTGTTTTTATCCTTTTGATTGGTATATTCGGAGTGTTAAATAAAGAGAAAATTAAATTGGCATTTGATTTTTCTCCAGTAAAAATAAATGGAGATGCAGCGGTGCTGATGGATGAAAAAACGGGAAAAGTCATTTACTCTAAAAACCAACATAGTAAATTATATCCAGCAAGCACCACGAAACTTTTGACTGCTTTAGTAGTCTTAGAACATACTTCTATAGATGAAAAAGTGACGATTGGCCGGGAAGTCTTCTTAAACACCGAAGAAGAGGCAAGCGCAGGCTTATTTGAAGGACAAGTTCAATCTGTGGAGGAATTATTAGCGGCGATGCTTTTACAATCAGGAAATGATGCAGCAAGATCGCTGGCCATTTTCACTGCACAAAAAAATAATGGAAAACAATTATCTCTAGAAGAAGCGCTGAAGTATTTTGCGCGCTTGATGAATGATAAAGCGCGTGATATCGGTGCGTCGGAGTCACATTTTATCAACCCGCATGGACTACATGACTCTAATCACTATTCGACAGCATGGGATTTAGCAATGATTGCCAAAGAGGCGAAGCAGAACAATGTTATCGAAAGCATCGTGAATCAACAAAGCTATTCTACACAAACACATACATATGCGAATCGAAATAAGCTTTTGAATTCAGATAGTGAATATTTTTATGAAGCTGCTACCGGATTGAAAACGGGATTTACCGATCAAGCTGGCTATTGTTTAGTTTCATCTGCAGAACAGAACGGTCAGGAGTTAATAGCTGTTGTGCTGCATTCTGGTAAGGAAACAATGTGGAGCGATTCTATCTCACTGTTAGATTACGGTTTTGGAAATGGTAATTTTTAAAAAGTTACCCGTAAAAGTGCGCGTTCAAAAAGGTACCAAATTAGAAACAAGAAGAAGTTCGAGGCGAGAAGGTTTTGAGGATCGGACTTGCACAGGATGTGCTGACTTCTTTGTTGCTCACAGGACGTGAGCGAACGTAACAGAAGATCCATCCTATGGATACGTGAGAACCGGACTTGCATACGATGTGCTGACTTCTAAGTTGCCCACAGGACGTAGGCGCTTTTAGTAGAAGTACGTACCTATGCCAACGAAGAAATTCGCTGTTTATCATTTGGTGACTTTTTGAACATCATCTATAAAATAAAAATGTTATATTAGAGTGTAGTGTTTAAATAGTCATCTAACGTCTATATAGATGTCAGGCTTGGAAAGGGGGGAGAGAAGCATTGGATGAAGCGCTCATCGAAAAAATTAAAAATGGCAATGACCACGCGTTTCGAGTACTTGTGGAAAAATATCGTAACGTCGTATTCTATTCCGTTTACGGAGTGCTCCGCAATGAAAAAGACGCGGAAGACGCAGCACAGGAAGTGTTCATGAAAATCTATTCTTCTCTCCCCCAATATGAGAAGCAAGGATTTAAAACATGGGTTACAAGAATTGCGGTCAACCATGCAATTGATATAAAACGCAAAAAGGTAAGGAGAAAAGAAGACCAGCAAGTAGAGTATGAGGAATTTCATGCAGAACCAGCAGCAAGCGTAGAAATGCAAGTGTTGAAAAAAGAACAGCAACAGGAATTAAGGGAGCGGATAGATGAGCTTCCAGAAAATTACCGTAGAGTGGTCAGCGGCTTTTACATACAAGAAAAGTCGTTTCAAGAACTTGCGGAAGAAGAAAATGTTTTACCGAAATCAATAGAAGTGAAATTATATAGAGCTAGGCAATGGATGAAGAAGCACTGGAAGGAGGATGAATTTTTATGAACCATATGACATACGAGCAATGGATTCAATACGTCCAAGACGAACTAGATGAACCAACCCGTACACAATATGAAAACCATCTGTACAGCTGTGATCACTGCTTAGAATTATATTTGACAGCAGTTGAGGCATCTGAAAGCCAAATGCCAGTGCTGACATCTACGACGAGCTTTACTGACTCAGTCATGCTTCAGCTCAATGAAACGATGAAGGAGATTCCAAAACCGATCATAAATAAGAAAATGAAAAATAGCCGGAGGCAAACGATGATTCATTATATGCTGGCCGCTGCAATGACATTGGTATTAATGTCTACGGGAATATTTTCACAACTTATGAATGTTGCTAGTGAATTTGAAAAACCTGATTCAAAACCAAATTCTTTCGTTAGTAACTTTTTAAATAACTCCGTTTCTATAACTGACCAACTAGAAGAAAATCTTAAGGAGGGCGATAAAAAATGAATAAAAACCCTATTATAGCTTTTCTGCTCGCGTTTTTTCCGGGCGGAGGGCTAATGTATCTTGGTAAAATATTACGTGGGCTTTTCTATACAGCAGTTGTGTTCGGTATACCAATTTTTGGGATAACCATTTTTAATATACTTTTTTACAGTGAAGTATTTTTATTTTTCGCCATTGGTGGCGCGCTGCTTCTGTATATCGTTAACTTTATCGATACAGCTGTAACTGCATCAAAGCTGTATAACCAAACGAAGAGTACGAATGACGAAGCTGTCATTGAAAAAAATCCGGAATCGGAACGCTTTTTCACGATCGTTCTCTCATTCATACCTGGACTGGGCCATTTCCAACTTGGTTTAGTCTACCGCGGGATGACATTGCTAGCTGTGTTTAGTGGTCTTGGCATCATGATCCTATTTGTCGCAATGATGACAAGCCGTAGTGAAATTCTTGTATTTCTTGCATCGCTACCGATCGTCTGGATATATGGATTTTTCGATGTGATGAAACAGCTAGATAAAAAGCAACAAGGTGAGCAGCTAGTAGATCGTTCTATTTTTGAAGACTTTGAAAGCAGAGATGTTGATGGGCGCAAAAGTAAAGCCATTGCAACATTGCTCTCGATCGTACCTGGTGCAGGTCATCTCTATCTCGGATTGCAAAAGCGAGGCATTCAGTTAATGGCTGCATTTCTGTTTTCGATCTATATTCTCGATGTATTGCGACTTGGAATCTTCTTATTTCTCGTACCAATCATCTGGTTTTACAGCTTTTTCGATGGACTGCAAAAAGCATCAAAGGCGGACGGTGGTACGGTTGAAGATGAGCCGATTGTATCGTATTTAATTAATCACCAAAGATGGCTAGGTATTGGGCTGATTGCGCTTGGGGTGTATTACCTGGGAACGAATATCATTTTACCAGTTGCAAGTCCATTTATTGAAAGAATACTTAATGTTGATATCCAATACTGGTTTTATCATTATTTCCAAACAACCATCTTATGCCTTCTTTTAATTGGTGGTGGAATTAAATTAATGACAGGTAGAAAATCAAAAAAGATAGATGAAGAAGGTGAAGTTGAATGAGGACATGGCGGGTAGGTTCATTTTCCATGGGAGCAGCACTTGTGCTCCTTGGTATATTTCTGCTATTAGCTCAGTTTTTTAAATGGGATCCAGCGATAGCAATGATTTCTTGGTGGCCATTACTTTTTATTATTCTCGGAGTGGAAGTTCTACTATATTTGGGATTTGCAAAAAGCGAAAAGCAACTTATAAAATATGATTTTATCAGTATTATTTTTATAAGCATTATCGGAACGTTTGGTCTTGCCATGGCGATGCTAAATGCTACAGGATTGTTAGAAGTATCCAAGCAATTTGTGAATGCAGAAGAACGTACATTGGATTTGCCGAAGTTTGAAGAAATTTTAACAGACGATATCCAAAGGGTGCATATTGAAACTGGTCCATACGTTTTAAATATTGAAGGTTCAAAGGGAAAAGAAGCGGTAATGTTTGGAACATATAGAGGTGATATAAAAAAAGACAGTACTTCGATAAAAAATATTGCTGATTATGCCTTGATTGAAAAACAAGGTGAT harbors:
- a CDS encoding D-alanyl-D-alanine carboxypeptidase family protein; translated protein: MKKRVLIVFILLIGIFGVLNKEKIKLAFDFSPVKINGDAAVLMDEKTGKVIYSKNQHSKLYPASTTKLLTALVVLEHTSIDEKVTIGREVFLNTEEEASAGLFEGQVQSVEELLAAMLLQSGNDAARSLAIFTAQKNNGKQLSLEEALKYFARLMNDKARDIGASESHFINPHGLHDSNHYSTAWDLAMIAKEAKQNNVIESIVNQQSYSTQTHTYANRNKLLNSDSEYFYEAATGLKTGFTDQAGYCLVSSAEQNGQELIAVVLHSGKETMWSDSISLLDYGFGNGNF
- a CDS encoding RNA polymerase sigma factor; amino-acid sequence: MDEALIEKIKNGNDHAFRVLVEKYRNVVFYSVYGVLRNEKDAEDAAQEVFMKIYSSLPQYEKQGFKTWVTRIAVNHAIDIKRKKVRRKEDQQVEYEEFHAEPAASVEMQVLKKEQQQELRERIDELPENYRRVVSGFYIQEKSFQELAEEENVLPKSIEVKLYRARQWMKKHWKEDEFL
- a CDS encoding anti-sigma factor family protein; the encoded protein is MNHMTYEQWIQYVQDELDEPTRTQYENHLYSCDHCLELYLTAVEASESQMPVLTSTTSFTDSVMLQLNETMKEIPKPIINKKMKNSRRQTMIHYMLAAAMTLVLMSTGIFSQLMNVASEFEKPDSKPNSFVSNFLNNSVSITDQLEENLKEGDKK